From the Leptospira biflexa serovar Patoc strain 'Patoc 1 (Paris)' genome, one window contains:
- the rlmB gene encoding 23S rRNA (guanosine(2251)-2'-O)-methyltransferase RlmB, whose amino-acid sequence MEKSPVEILFGKRNFFEFLESLEQMAPERGIKTIREVIVKDGIGNEEKQRIKAYLPNSVKFTTVSARELDRIAQDKNHQGYVIIRTKQKSYLSLGFEQFKQNIKPNEGPVLILDRIQDPGNLGNLLRTAECMGVKHVLMSDRDTSPITPVVEKVSAGAIHHIQIYRVANLKHGIDFLKKNEYWILATDEEGEEGIWETLPDVSQMAVIMGNEGEGVKRILLEDADYVARIPLYGAVTSLNVVVACGITLDRLHHASL is encoded by the coding sequence ATGGAAAAAAGCCCAGTAGAAATACTCTTTGGTAAACGAAATTTTTTCGAATTTTTAGAATCATTGGAACAAATGGCTCCAGAACGGGGTATCAAAACCATCCGGGAAGTCATTGTTAAGGATGGAATTGGAAATGAAGAAAAACAAAGGATCAAAGCCTATCTTCCTAATTCCGTAAAGTTTACAACAGTTTCTGCAAGGGAATTGGATCGGATTGCCCAAGATAAAAACCACCAAGGTTATGTGATCATTCGAACGAAACAAAAATCTTATTTATCTCTTGGATTTGAACAATTCAAACAAAATATAAAACCGAACGAAGGTCCTGTTTTGATCCTAGACAGAATCCAAGATCCTGGAAATTTAGGGAATTTATTACGAACAGCTGAGTGTATGGGCGTTAAACATGTGTTAATGTCTGATAGGGACACTTCCCCTATCACTCCCGTTGTGGAAAAAGTTTCAGCAGGTGCCATTCACCATATTCAAATCTACCGAGTCGCCAATTTGAAACATGGAATCGATTTTTTAAAGAAAAATGAATATTGGATTCTAGCCACTGACGAAGAAGGTGAAGAAGGGATATGGGAAACGTTACCAGATGTATCACAAATGGCTGTGATCATGGGAAATGAAGGAGAAGGAGTCAAAAGAATTTTACTTGAAGATGCTGATTATGTAGCTAGAATTCCATTGTATGGCGCTGTTACATCCTTAAACGTGGTGGTAGCTTGCGGAATTACTTTGGATAGGCTTCATCATGCTTCCTTATAG
- a CDS encoding lipase family alpha/beta hydrolase produces the protein MLPYSRIRIVLVFLVLFLFTSEACIYDFYRKEFVSEDQKNDEALLLAFFGLLPNPNQKLFGFIPGSSRNLSNAQFLNAEWVPKSHKKKLVWVHGWNPAERDADPITNDQKKIQNIKNTFSNGMVHFQEGRDSASSEFDLYLYTYRTSNSILVNGRQFHSTLRATFSDSDSVYIVAHSMGGLVTRVALAKETGELPFVRLVVTLASPQYGSPFASKGFLGSNPFTNELGSYLVDTQGGSELAYTNQGNLQPVISGASNLVLDVLNDSYLKSGLNVKFISFAGVLSNCTLGETFYYNTGCNILSNAGLNQSDGIVPLNSARLGNLGLKQINVSDCDHSMMAFQTTNIDDSKSLNLFSQVISEIRNNP, from the coding sequence ATGCTTCCTTATAGCAGAATCCGAATTGTTTTAGTATTCCTTGTATTATTTCTATTCACTTCCGAAGCCTGTATTTATGATTTTTATCGAAAGGAATTTGTTTCGGAAGATCAAAAGAATGATGAGGCTTTGTTACTTGCCTTCTTCGGTCTTCTTCCCAATCCGAATCAAAAATTATTCGGATTCATTCCCGGTAGTTCACGTAACCTTTCCAATGCTCAATTTTTAAATGCCGAATGGGTTCCGAAATCCCATAAAAAAAAGTTGGTTTGGGTACACGGTTGGAACCCAGCGGAACGGGATGCCGATCCCATTACCAATGATCAGAAAAAAATTCAAAATATAAAAAATACATTCTCAAATGGAATGGTACATTTCCAAGAAGGGAGAGATTCTGCTAGTTCAGAATTTGATTTGTACTTATATACCTATCGAACTTCAAATAGTATTCTCGTAAATGGTCGACAGTTTCATTCCACGTTAAGGGCTACTTTTTCCGATTCGGATTCGGTTTACATTGTTGCGCACTCGATGGGAGGACTTGTCACAAGAGTGGCTCTGGCAAAAGAAACGGGAGAATTACCTTTTGTTCGTTTGGTGGTCACACTCGCAAGTCCACAATACGGCTCCCCCTTTGCATCCAAGGGTTTTTTGGGATCCAATCCATTTACGAATGAATTAGGATCGTATTTGGTGGATACCCAAGGTGGTAGTGAACTTGCTTATACAAATCAAGGAAATTTACAACCCGTAATCAGTGGTGCCAGTAACCTTGTTTTAGATGTGTTGAATGATTCGTATTTAAAATCAGGACTCAATGTAAAATTCATAAGTTTTGCAGGAGTTTTGAGTAATTGTACGCTCGGTGAAACATTTTATTACAATACAGGTTGTAACATTTTATCCAATGCCGGATTGAACCAATCAGATGGGATTGTACCCTTAAATAGCGCAAGGCTTGGAAATTTAGGTTTAAAACAAATTAATGTGAGTGATTGTGATCATTCGATGATGGCATTCCAAACAACAAATATTGATGATTCCAAAAGTTTAAATTTGTTTTCCCAAGTGATTTCAGAAATTCGAAACAATCCCTAA
- a CDS encoding sodium:solute symporter family protein — MNSFHILDYLFFFFPFIIILLILVRFRSKSNSTKEYFQAEGSLSWFVAGTAMVATTFAADTPLAVTEIIRTQGISGNWIWWYMSVGGFVTVFFFSKLWKRSGASTDLELIQIRYSGKEAEFLRGFKAFVIGFLLNLIILGWVNLAMLKIIPVFFPGYNPNLILIFLLLFGVMYTAIAGLRGISYIDVFQFFLAWFGCIMFAYFAIQLPSIGGLESLKSKLPDHKILFFPNGENGSLPWDHFLILLTILWWSSWYPGSEPGGGGYIAQRILATKNEDAALKGSLWFVVAHYFVRPWPWILVALVSLVLYPNLSEVESGKGFLMVLQEGMPNGMMGLMLSAFLAAYLSTLATHLNWGASYLVNDLWKPLTKNKQLDSNYIKFSYMIQLITAFFSFILAVYGMETIKGAWVFLLEASSGIGFVLIIRWYFWRVSAWTEILALILSPLLYILYSIILKISFPYSILYTAMSSAIFLLVSTYILPGTKKEILFSFYEKSKPPYFFWKGFFKQNPNLTQTIHANKIHVSLLGTLSGLCFVFGGLYSVQCILWNQGYVEWGSLFFLLGCFGLFFSIKHLQNDE, encoded by the coding sequence ATGAATTCATTTCATATCTTAGATTATCTTTTCTTTTTCTTTCCATTTATAATCATTCTCCTAATCCTCGTTCGGTTTCGTTCCAAATCCAACTCCACCAAAGAATATTTCCAAGCAGAAGGAAGTTTGAGTTGGTTTGTAGCAGGCACTGCGATGGTAGCTACCACATTTGCAGCTGACACTCCACTTGCTGTCACAGAAATCATCCGGACACAGGGAATCTCAGGTAATTGGATTTGGTGGTATATGTCTGTCGGTGGTTTTGTCACCGTCTTTTTCTTTTCGAAACTTTGGAAACGATCTGGTGCCAGTACTGACCTTGAGTTGATTCAAATCCGTTACAGTGGCAAAGAAGCGGAATTCCTCCGAGGATTCAAAGCCTTCGTCATTGGATTTTTACTCAATTTAATCATCCTTGGCTGGGTCAATCTAGCCATGTTAAAAATCATTCCTGTATTCTTTCCAGGTTACAATCCGAATCTAATTTTGATATTTTTACTATTATTCGGTGTGATGTACACTGCCATTGCTGGATTACGAGGAATTTCGTACATCGATGTCTTCCAATTTTTCCTAGCTTGGTTTGGTTGTATCATGTTTGCATACTTTGCCATCCAACTTCCTTCCATTGGTGGATTGGAATCTCTTAAATCCAAACTACCTGATCACAAAATACTATTTTTCCCAAACGGAGAAAATGGATCTTTGCCTTGGGATCATTTTCTCATTTTACTCACCATACTTTGGTGGTCTAGTTGGTATCCAGGTTCCGAACCTGGAGGTGGTGGTTACATTGCCCAAAGGATTCTTGCTACGAAAAATGAAGATGCGGCATTAAAAGGAAGTCTTTGGTTTGTTGTCGCACATTATTTTGTAAGACCATGGCCTTGGATCCTTGTCGCTCTCGTCTCACTTGTGTTATATCCTAATTTATCAGAAGTGGAAAGTGGAAAAGGGTTTCTTATGGTATTACAGGAAGGTATGCCAAATGGAATGATGGGGCTTATGTTAAGTGCCTTTCTTGCTGCCTATTTATCAACTCTTGCAACCCATTTGAATTGGGGCGCTTCTTATTTGGTAAATGATCTTTGGAAACCTCTCACAAAAAACAAACAACTAGATTCCAATTATATAAAGTTTTCTTATATGATCCAATTGATCACTGCCTTTTTTTCCTTTATACTTGCGGTTTATGGAATGGAAACCATCAAGGGAGCTTGGGTGTTTTTATTAGAAGCCTCTTCTGGAATTGGATTTGTACTCATCATTCGATGGTACTTTTGGCGCGTATCAGCTTGGACTGAAATTTTGGCGTTAATTCTTTCGCCATTATTGTACATTCTATATTCGATCATTTTAAAAATTTCATTTCCATATTCAATCTTATATACAGCGATGAGTTCGGCAATTTTCCTTCTTGTTTCCACTTATATTTTGCCTGGAACCAAAAAAGAAATTCTATTCTCGTTTTATGAAAAATCAAAACCACCATACTTTTTCTGGAAAGGTTTTTTTAAACAGAATCCAAATTTGACACAAACCATTCATGCAAATAAAATCCATGTCTCCCTATTGGGAACCTTATCTGGACTTTGTTTTGTCTTTGGTGGGTTGTATTCTGTCCAATGCATATTATGGAATCAGGGATACGTAGAATGGGGGAGCCTGTTTTTTCTACTCGGTTGTTTCGGTTTATTCTTTTCCATCAAACACTTACAAAACGATGAATGA
- the hisF gene encoding imidazole glycerol phosphate synthase subunit HisF — protein MDELTKRVIPCLDIKGGRVVKGVQFVNLIDAGDPVSCAVAYEENKADELCFLDITASSDKRDILLHLVEEVANKLFIPFTVGGGIRTIEDVKAVLNKGADKVSINTSAFQNPKLLKDASEIYGSQCIVCAIDVKFHPERKRYEVYLNGGRAETGREALDWGKEAHEMGAGEILLTSMDKDGTKDGFDINLMKSFTSNLTIPIIASGGAGNPEHMAEVILRGGADAVLAASIFHFGEFSIQETKQTMKEMGIKVRL, from the coding sequence ATGGATGAACTTACCAAAAGAGTCATTCCCTGTTTGGACATCAAAGGGGGAAGGGTCGTTAAAGGAGTTCAATTTGTCAATTTAATCGATGCAGGAGACCCTGTTTCTTGTGCTGTCGCTTACGAAGAAAACAAAGCGGATGAACTTTGTTTTTTAGATATCACTGCTTCTTCCGACAAACGAGACATTCTACTACATCTCGTCGAAGAAGTGGCGAACAAACTTTTTATCCCATTCACTGTCGGTGGTGGCATTCGAACAATCGAGGATGTAAAGGCAGTGCTCAATAAAGGAGCTGATAAAGTATCCATCAATACGAGTGCCTTCCAAAATCCGAAACTCTTAAAAGATGCAAGTGAAATTTACGGATCACAATGCATAGTCTGTGCCATTGACGTTAAGTTTCATCCAGAACGCAAACGGTACGAAGTGTATCTGAATGGTGGTAGAGCAGAAACTGGTAGAGAAGCATTAGATTGGGGAAAAGAGGCGCATGAAATGGGAGCCGGTGAAATATTACTGACATCCATGGACAAAGATGGAACCAAAGACGGATTCGATATCAATCTTATGAAATCGTTTACTTCCAATCTAACGATCCCAATCATTGCGTCTGGTGGTGCTGGTAATCCAGAACATATGGCAGAAGTGATCTTAAGAGGTGGAGCTGATGCTGTACTTGCAGCCTCTATCTTTCACTTTGGAGAATTTTCCATCCAAGAAACTAAACAAACCATGAAAGAGATGGGAATCAAAGTTAGATTATGA
- the gatA gene encoding Asp-tRNA(Asn)/Glu-tRNA(Gln) amidotransferase subunit GatA, which yields MKDLIFLTYSEIKKRLNEGSLSSEELVSAYLERINAVDSKLKAFLELNQEKILKQAKESDDRRKNGKLLSEFDGIPIGIKDNICITGEVTSCSSKILENFVSPYDATVISKLKEKGFVLFPRLNMDEFAMGSSTENSAFQTSKNPFDSDRIPGGSSGGSAAAVAGSMLPISLGSDTGGSIRQPASLCGIWGLKPTYGRVSRYGLVAYASSLDQIGPFSNDMDGISDLLEILSGIDSKDQTTSKVNQFESKSVNEIDWKCKKIGIMKTEDFNFSPDVNARYLEILKTLEGKGAELVPLDFSLLKYAIPVYYLIATAECSSNLSRFDGIRYGLRKETSGKLDDLYSESRSAGFGKEVKRRILLGTFSLSSGYYDAYYGKAQKARVLIRKQYAEFFKTVDVILQPTSPTTAFKVGEKTKDPIQMYQADILTTSVNLAGVPAISCPAGLDQNGLPIGVQLTTSHFDENKLLGFAKSLSKLDICQISLPKEIK from the coding sequence ATGAAAGATTTAATATTTTTAACTTATTCTGAAATCAAAAAAAGATTAAATGAAGGATCTTTATCTTCGGAAGAATTGGTATCTGCCTACTTAGAAAGGATCAATGCAGTTGATTCGAAACTAAAAGCATTTTTGGAATTGAACCAAGAAAAAATCCTCAAACAAGCTAAAGAAAGTGATGATAGACGTAAAAATGGAAAACTTCTCTCTGAATTTGATGGAATTCCCATTGGCATCAAAGATAATATCTGTATCACAGGTGAAGTCACCTCATGTTCATCTAAAATTTTAGAGAATTTTGTATCACCTTATGATGCAACAGTCATTTCCAAGTTAAAGGAAAAAGGATTTGTATTATTCCCTCGTCTCAATATGGACGAATTTGCAATGGGCTCCTCTACAGAGAACAGTGCTTTCCAAACATCCAAAAATCCATTTGATTCAGATCGAATTCCTGGAGGTTCTAGCGGTGGTTCTGCGGCAGCAGTTGCCGGATCCATGTTACCAATCTCCCTCGGCTCGGATACTGGTGGATCCATCCGCCAACCTGCATCCCTCTGTGGAATTTGGGGATTAAAGCCAACCTATGGTAGAGTTTCACGGTATGGCCTTGTTGCCTATGCATCAAGTCTTGATCAAATTGGTCCATTTTCAAATGATATGGATGGAATCAGTGATCTACTTGAAATCCTATCAGGGATCGATTCAAAAGACCAAACAACTTCCAAAGTGAATCAATTCGAATCAAAATCTGTGAATGAAATTGACTGGAAATGCAAAAAAATTGGAATCATGAAAACTGAGGATTTTAATTTTTCACCAGATGTGAACGCTCGTTATCTGGAAATTTTAAAAACCTTAGAAGGCAAAGGTGCCGAGCTCGTTCCTTTAGATTTTTCATTATTAAAGTATGCGATTCCAGTGTATTATCTTATCGCTACTGCCGAATGTTCCTCTAATCTAAGCCGTTTTGATGGCATCAGATATGGACTTAGAAAAGAAACTTCTGGAAAACTAGATGATTTGTATTCTGAATCCAGAAGTGCTGGGTTTGGAAAAGAAGTGAAACGAAGAATTTTACTCGGTACATTTTCACTTAGCTCTGGTTATTATGATGCTTATTATGGAAAGGCACAGAAGGCAAGAGTTCTCATCAGAAAACAGTATGCAGAATTTTTTAAAACAGTTGATGTCATTTTGCAACCTACCTCTCCTACCACAGCCTTTAAAGTGGGAGAAAAAACGAAAGATCCAATTCAAATGTACCAAGCTGATATATTAACCACTTCTGTGAATTTGGCTGGAGTTCCCGCGATCAGTTGTCCTGCGGGATTGGATCAAAATGGTCTACCGATCGGAGTCCAATTGACAACATCTCATTTTGATGAAAACAAATTACTCGGGTTTGCAAAATCATTATCAAAGTTAGACATTTGTCAGATTTCCTTACCAAAAGAGATCAAATAA
- the gatC gene encoding Asp-tRNA(Asn)/Glu-tRNA(Gln) amidotransferase subunit GatC, giving the protein MDEKELKNIANLAKLNIEENEISGMLSDFSRIVQYVDEIKNLDTSKVGEDEIYEQIFYELRKDLSENSLKREDLSKISPSYENGYVVVPKVIET; this is encoded by the coding sequence ATGGATGAAAAAGAATTAAAAAACATTGCGAATCTAGCAAAATTAAACATCGAAGAAAACGAGATTTCCGGGATGTTAAGTGACTTCTCTAGAATTGTACAGTATGTAGATGAAATTAAAAACTTAGATACATCAAAAGTAGGTGAGGATGAAATTTATGAACAGATTTTTTACGAACTCAGAAAGGATTTAAGTGAAAACTCATTAAAACGAGAAGACTTATCAAAAATTTCTCCTTCGTATGAAAATGGTTATGTGGTGGTTCCTAAGGTAATTGAAACATGA
- a CDS encoding undecaprenyl-phosphate glucose phosphotransferase, with the protein MLKERSQSFKLLFLVTDFFIGLTSFLTAYIFRYYLSPDSSFQIQTIDPLNYLILGIVLGFSQVFSFLSIDLYHPRRGLSFSDELFAIISGVILNLLVVLSLLFFFRGESFSRLVIGYFAICTIILTSFSHFLLRALMQYLRSKGYNLKSVLIIGTGKSAINFSKTLQKHSIYGYTVKGFVSGKKNLSPKSVQTVTTTSKLENYVENNLIDLIVYALSHEEGDSLKEVIDIADFHGIDLKVIPSYEEIVTAKGRVEVLDGIPIISIRNIPLRLGYNLVLKRSFDILFSLFFILLFSPFYILIALLVKLTSKGPVFYKQERVGLDNKVFGMIKFRSMVVQAKEKSDTLWTVKDDPRVTSIGAILRKLSLDETPQFFNVLLGDMSVVGPRPERPFYVEKFRNEHHQYMRRHAAKAGITGWAQVQGFRGDTSIEKRIEADIFYIENWSLLLDIKIILLTPLKAIIDRNAY; encoded by the coding sequence ATGTTAAAAGAAAGAAGTCAATCCTTCAAATTATTATTCCTAGTAACTGATTTTTTTATTGGTCTTACGAGTTTTTTAACAGCGTATATCTTTCGTTATTATTTATCTCCAGATTCTAGTTTTCAAATCCAAACAATCGATCCGCTCAATTATTTGATCCTTGGAATTGTCCTTGGGTTTTCGCAAGTGTTCTCCTTTTTATCCATTGATTTATACCATCCGAGGAGAGGACTGTCGTTTTCAGATGAACTGTTTGCCATCATTTCAGGTGTAATCTTAAACCTTTTGGTGGTTCTCTCACTCCTATTTTTCTTTCGTGGAGAAAGTTTTTCTAGGCTTGTCATTGGATATTTTGCAATTTGTACGATTATCCTCACTTCCTTTTCTCATTTTTTATTACGTGCACTCATGCAGTATCTAAGAAGTAAGGGATATAATTTAAAATCAGTTTTGATCATTGGAACTGGAAAATCTGCAATTAATTTTTCAAAAACATTACAAAAACACTCTATCTACGGTTATACGGTCAAAGGATTTGTTTCTGGTAAAAAAAACTTATCTCCCAAATCAGTTCAAACAGTGACCACCACATCCAAATTAGAAAATTATGTTGAAAACAACCTTATTGATCTAATTGTTTACGCTTTGTCACATGAGGAAGGAGACTCACTGAAAGAGGTCATCGATATCGCAGACTTTCACGGTATTGATTTAAAAGTAATTCCTAGTTATGAAGAGATTGTCACAGCAAAAGGAAGAGTGGAAGTATTAGATGGGATTCCAATCATTTCGATCCGAAACATTCCTCTCCGATTGGGTTACAATTTAGTTTTAAAAAGAAGTTTTGATATTTTATTTTCCTTATTTTTTATTTTACTCTTCAGTCCTTTTTATATACTCATTGCCTTACTTGTAAAATTAACAAGCAAAGGACCCGTTTTTTACAAACAAGAAAGAGTTGGATTGGATAACAAAGTATTCGGAATGATTAAGTTTCGATCTATGGTTGTGCAAGCAAAAGAAAAATCTGATACATTATGGACAGTGAAAGACGATCCTAGAGTGACTTCAATAGGTGCCATCTTACGAAAGTTATCCCTCGACGAGACTCCCCAGTTTTTTAATGTATTACTCGGAGATATGTCTGTGGTCGGACCAAGACCAGAAAGACCATTTTATGTAGAAAAGTTTCGGAATGAACACCACCAATACATGCGTAGACATGCTGCCAAAGCCGGAATTACAGGATGGGCGCAGGTGCAAGGTTTTCGTGGTGATACTTCCATAGAGAAACGAATCGAAGCAGATATATTTTATATAGAAAACTGGTCCTTATTACTCGATATTAAGATCATTTTACTAACCCCACTCAAAGCGATTATTGATAGGAATGCCTATTAA
- a CDS encoding LPS-assembly protein LptD gives MEILAQDTNGLKLLFPDQTLPSKNQQEEERKQTSAQIQRGLVRKSVDAMTDREVEDNLRNLGLNPTGTIYSKRERLREALVPQEELPLTPESLLNSQPKKGPPIQIQNAAEGQLMNIDKTKGGVLVLRGKVRVKIKAGELIADSVSIDANRQEIYAEGGVEYKDGNTKVIGDRMIYDLKLNQGVVYNSKLSMFPSHFIGQKIKRLDEKRYLLEMGYFTACNAELPHESFQAKRIVIHDDRTVVAQWVSYKVGGTTLFMLPFLYNSESGNGVTTQFGKNNTQGWFWQNSYQWSDSYPNSLFLANGYKFRFDMYEKTGQAAQLEMWKVSPILNYNINLGYANYKNNAITPVYEDRFRNGGIGNVAVTNNVDRGEMFPNSGLPYRNTGVNYDPWWKADLRLNAKFNDFSKDYTRNFQLQYENYSNRLFDYEFGNRYQPSNSLQSLYTFRDVRFGLIRNLLNWNFNYTENRGDLSVGISMSRTLIYQIQANQYFAAQDTLPAVTIRNSSNVGNIPGTTSPIYWDMLFQTNINRIYGPPQQKVNPTTGIVDPRSQYQDFVLRSQTNVIGETGLRSPIAMGTYMSFTPSVYMGATKQTVEFPGSGSELNGPDRDVNKAYATLLKQQSYQYVRQSHTVRMGIPEIFLSTTYRRLDADKAEAKDPILGNLRQHEAEFALESYALNDWDISVRTIRDLRQFSSTYNPGLTNMQRWYYTVVRIGGFFDFVDGFSTRRPSLLERKRNFYSGIFINNDYVHHTPQNRSLSNNLTVSYKMGGFSWPIIRAFRSLEIGSTWYHVYKDSFLDSYRFFFKTDVKVTRYTGVELELDSRVTEPWRLTALAQGQFYALNTSPELYTSQTGTNYDQTTIWEDLASGTGANGQTERQKTVFNINRFMMTFKMDLHNWEYRLGYSMNLRALPGGLALNNQLTFYDQSVYLSVNLTNFSFGDSASAQATRVRLYRFRKRPLDGTTTDLSE, from the coding sequence ATGGAAATTCTGGCACAGGATACCAATGGGTTAAAATTACTATTCCCGGACCAAACCTTACCTTCCAAAAACCAACAAGAAGAAGAGAGAAAACAAACCTCTGCACAAATCCAAAGGGGACTTGTTCGTAAATCTGTGGATGCGATGACCGATCGAGAGGTAGAAGATAACCTCCGTAATTTAGGACTCAATCCGACGGGAACGATTTACAGCAAACGGGAACGTCTGCGAGAGGCATTGGTTCCACAAGAAGAACTTCCGTTAACTCCTGAATCCCTACTCAACTCACAACCGAAAAAAGGGCCTCCCATCCAAATTCAAAATGCGGCAGAAGGTCAATTGATGAATATCGATAAAACAAAAGGGGGAGTCCTTGTTTTAAGAGGTAAGGTCCGAGTCAAAATCAAAGCAGGGGAACTCATCGCCGATTCTGTTTCGATCGATGCGAATCGGCAAGAAATTTATGCGGAAGGTGGCGTAGAATACAAGGATGGAAATACCAAGGTGATTGGAGATCGTATGATTTATGATCTTAAATTAAACCAAGGTGTTGTCTACAATTCAAAACTCAGTATGTTCCCGTCCCACTTTATTGGTCAAAAGATCAAACGTTTGGATGAAAAACGTTACCTTTTGGAAATGGGATATTTTACAGCCTGTAACGCAGAACTTCCTCACGAATCATTCCAAGCAAAACGAATCGTGATTCATGATGACCGAACGGTTGTTGCTCAATGGGTGTCCTATAAAGTGGGTGGAACCACCTTATTCATGTTACCTTTTTTGTACAATTCAGAATCAGGGAATGGTGTCACAACACAGTTTGGTAAAAACAATACACAAGGTTGGTTTTGGCAAAACTCATACCAATGGTCTGATTCCTATCCCAATAGTTTGTTTTTAGCAAATGGATATAAGTTTCGTTTTGATATGTACGAAAAAACAGGACAGGCTGCCCAATTGGAGATGTGGAAAGTATCTCCTATCTTAAATTATAATATCAATTTAGGATATGCCAATTATAAAAACAATGCAATCACTCCAGTCTATGAAGATCGATTTCGAAACGGTGGGATTGGGAATGTAGCTGTTACCAATAATGTTGATCGTGGGGAGATGTTTCCCAATTCCGGATTACCTTATCGTAATACAGGCGTTAACTATGATCCATGGTGGAAAGCGGATTTACGATTGAATGCAAAGTTCAATGATTTTTCAAAAGATTACACTCGTAACTTTCAATTACAGTATGAAAACTATAGTAACCGATTGTTTGATTATGAATTTGGTAACAGATACCAACCATCCAATTCATTACAGTCTTTATATACCTTTCGAGATGTAAGGTTTGGCCTCATTCGAAACTTACTGAATTGGAACTTTAATTATACGGAAAACCGTGGTGATCTAAGTGTTGGGATTTCCATGAGCCGAACACTGATTTATCAAATCCAAGCAAACCAATACTTTGCAGCTCAAGATACCTTACCTGCTGTCACCATTCGGAACTCAAGTAACGTTGGTAATATCCCTGGCACCACAAGTCCCATCTATTGGGATATGTTATTCCAAACAAATATCAACAGAATCTATGGACCACCTCAACAAAAGGTAAATCCAACGACAGGAATTGTGGACCCTAGAAGCCAATACCAAGACTTTGTTTTACGTTCACAAACCAATGTGATTGGAGAAACAGGCCTTCGTTCTCCCATTGCCATGGGAACTTATATGTCTTTCACTCCATCTGTTTATATGGGAGCGACCAAACAAACAGTGGAATTTCCTGGTTCTGGGAGTGAATTGAATGGTCCTGATCGTGATGTAAACAAAGCTTACGCAACTTTACTCAAACAACAATCATACCAATATGTGAGACAGTCCCATACAGTTCGTATGGGTATTCCTGAAATTTTTCTATCGACCACCTACAGAAGATTAGATGCCGATAAAGCGGAAGCCAAAGATCCAATTCTTGGTAATTTACGCCAACATGAGGCAGAATTCGCTTTGGAAAGTTACGCTTTGAATGATTGGGATATCTCAGTTCGAACCATTCGAGACTTAAGACAGTTCTCTTCTACTTACAATCCAGGACTTACCAATATGCAACGATGGTATTATACTGTGGTTCGGATTGGAGGATTTTTCGATTTCGTTGATGGATTTTCTACGCGAAGACCAAGTTTATTAGAAAGAAAAAGAAACTTTTATTCAGGTATTTTTATCAATAATGATTACGTTCACCACACTCCACAAAATCGTTCTTTATCTAATAATTTAACAGTATCATATAAAATGGGTGGGTTTTCATGGCCCATCATTCGTGCCTTTCGTAGTTTAGAAATTGGATCCACATGGTATCATGTTTATAAGGATAGTTTTTTGGATAGTTACCGTTTCTTTTTTAAAACGGATGTGAAAGTCACAAGGTATACAGGCGTTGAACTGGAGTTAGACTCAAGAGTCACAGAACCTTGGAGATTAACAGCATTAGCGCAAGGTCAATTTTATGCCTTGAATACAAGTCCCGAACTATATACGTCTCAAACAGGTACGAATTATGACCAAACCACCATTTGGGAAGATTTAGCATCAGGAACTGGTGCCAACGGTCAAACGGAAAGGCAAAAAACGGTTTTTAATATCAATCGATTTATGATGACCTTTAAAATGGACCTACATAACTGGGAATACCGATTGGGATATAGCATGAATCTTCGTGCCTTACCTGGTGGACTTGCTCTCAATAATCAATTAACGTTTTATGACCAATCCGTTTATTTATCCGTTAATTTAACGAACTTCAGTTTTGGAGATTCCGCATCCGCACAAGCAACAAGGGTAAGATTGTATCGATTCAGAAAACGTCCATTAGATGGAACAACAACCGATTTATCGGAATGA